From Acomys russatus chromosome 25, mAcoRus1.1, whole genome shotgun sequence, a single genomic window includes:
- the LOC127208278 gene encoding olfactory receptor 1361-like gives MRGSNQTSISEFFLLGLSRQPQQQQLLFLFFLIMYLATVLGNLLIILASSTDSRLHSPMYFFLSNLSFVDVCFSSTTVPKVLADHILGSQAISVSECLMQIYFLCVFAVMDNFLLAVMAYDRYVAICHPLHYTTKMTQQLCVLMVVGSWVVASLNALLHTLLMARLSFCGDNIIPHFFCDVTPLLKLSCSDTHLNELMILYVAGLIMIAPFVCILVSYMLIACAVLRVSSARGRWKAFSTCGSHLAVVCLFYGTIISLYFSPSSSHSAASATASAVMYTVVTPMLNPFIYSLRNRDLKGALRKVLTRAFSSTQ, from the coding sequence ATGAGAGGCAGCAACCAGACGAGCATCTCCGAGTTTTTCCTCCTGGGCCTCTCCaggcagccccagcagcagcagctcctcttcctgttcttcctcatCATGTACCTGGCCACCGTCCTGGGGAACCTGCTCATCATCCTGGCCAGCAGTACAGACTCCCGCCTGCACagccccatgtacttcttcctcagcaaTCTGTCCTTCGTGGACGTCTGCTTCTCCTCCACCACCGTCCCCAAGGTACTGGCTGACCACATCCTCGGGAGTCAGGCCATTTCCGTCTCTGAATGTCTTATgcaaatttattttctctgtgtctttgctgTCATGGACAATTTCCTGCTGGctgtgatggcctatgaccgGTATGTGGCCATATGCCACCCCTTACACTACACAACAAAGATGACCCAGCAGCTCTGTGTCCTGATGGTGGTTGGTTCATGGGTGGTAGCCAGCCTGAACGCTCTGTTGCACACCCTGCTCATGGCGCGACTCTCATTCTGTGGGGACAACATCATCCctcatttcttctgtgatgtgACCCCCCTGCTGAAGCTGTCCTGCTCGGACACGCACCTCAACGAGCTGATGATTCTTTATGTTGCAGGGCTGATAATGATCGCCCCATTTGTCTGCATCCTCGTGTCTTATATGCTAATTGCTTGTGCTGTCCTGAGAGTCTCATCTGCGAGGGGAAGATGGAAAGCCTTCTCCACGTGCGGCTCCCACCTGGCCGTGGTCTGCCTCTTCTATGGCACCATCATATCCCTGTATTTCAGTCCCTCATCCTCTCACTCAGCTGCCTCAGCCACAGCATCTGCCGTGATGTACACAGTGGTGACCCCCATGCTGAACCCTTTCATCTATAGCCTGAGGAACAGGGACCTGAAAGGGGCTTTAAGGAAAGTGCTCACCAGGGCATTTTCATCTACTCAATAa
- the LOC127208169 gene encoding olfactory receptor 1361-like isoform X2 produces MRGSNQTSISEFFLLGLSRQPQQQQLLFLIFLIMYLATVLGNLLIILAISTDSRLHSPMYFFLSNLSFVDVCFSSTTVPKVLADHVLGSQAISVSECLMQIYFLCVFAVMDNFLLAVMAYDRYVAICHPLHYTTKMTQQLCVLMVAGSWVTASLNALLHTLLMARLSFCGDNIIPQFFCEITPLLKLSCSDTHLNELMILYVAGLIMIAPFVCILVSYMLIACAVLRVSSARGRWKAFSTCGSHLAMVCLFYGTIISLYFSPSSSHSAARNTASAVMYTVVTPMLNPFIYSLRNRDLKGALRKVIHGRCFAVQ; encoded by the exons ATGAGAGGCAGCAACCAGACCAGCATCTCCGAGTTCTTCCTCCTGGGCCTCTCCaggcagccccagcagcagcagctcctcttCCTGATCTTCCTCATCATGTACCTGGCCACCGTCCTGGGGAACCTGCTCATCATCCTGGCCATCAGTACAGACTCCCGCCTGCACagccccatgtacttcttcctcagcaaCCTGTCCTTCGTGGATGTCTGCTTCTCCTCCACCACCGTCCCCAAGGTACTGGCCGACCACGTCCTTGGGAGTCAGGCCATTTCCGTCTCTGAATGTCTTATgcaaatttattttctctgtgtctttgctgTCATGGACAATTTCCTGCTGGctgtgatggcctatgaccgGTATGTGGCCATATGCCACCCCTTACACTACACAACAAAGATGACCCAGCAGCTCTGTGTCCTGATGGTGGCTGGGTCGTGGGTCACTGCCAGCCTGAACGCTCTGCTGCACACCCTGCTCATGGCGCGACTCTCATTCTGTGGGGACAACATCATTCCCCAATTCTTCTGTGAAATAACTCCCCTGCTGAAGCTGTCCTGCTCGGACACGCACCTCAATGAGCTGATGATTCTTTATGTTGCAGGGCTGATAATGATAGCCCCATTTGTCTGCATCCTCGTGTCTTATATGCTAATTGCTTGTGCTGTCCTGAGAGTCTCATCCGCGAGGGGAAGATGGAAAGCCTTCTCCACGTGCGGCTCCCACCTGGCCATGGTCTGCCTCTTCTATGGCACCATCATATCCCTGTATTTCAGTCCCTCATCCTCTCACTCAGCTGCGAGGAACACAGCATCTGCCGTGATGTACACAGTGGTGACCCCCATGCTGAACCCTTTCATCTATAGCCTGAGGAACAGGGACCTGAAAGGGGCTTTAAGGAAAGT CATCCATGGTCGTTGTTTTGCAGTACAATAG
- the LOC127208169 gene encoding olfactory receptor 1361-like isoform X1 has product MTQGNQTSISEFFLLGLSRQPQQQQLLFLIFLIMYLATVLGNLLIILAISTDSRLHSPMYFFLSNLSFVDVCFSSTTVPKVLADHVLGSQAISVSECLMQIYFLCVFAVMDNFLLAVMAYDRYVAICHPLHYTTKMTQQLCVLMVAGSWVTASLNALLHTLLMARLSFCGDNIIPQFFCEITPLLKLSCSDTHLNELMILYVAGLIMIAPFVCILVSYMLIACAVLRVSSARGRWKAFSTCGSHLAMVCLFYGTIISLYFSPSSSHSAARNTASAVMYTVVTPMLNPFIYSLRNRDLKGALRKVLTRAFLSTQ; this is encoded by the exons atgactcaggg CAACCAGACCAGCATCTCCGAGTTCTTCCTCCTGGGCCTCTCCaggcagccccagcagcagcagctcctcttCCTGATCTTCCTCATCATGTACCTGGCCACCGTCCTGGGGAACCTGCTCATCATCCTGGCCATCAGTACAGACTCCCGCCTGCACagccccatgtacttcttcctcagcaaCCTGTCCTTCGTGGATGTCTGCTTCTCCTCCACCACCGTCCCCAAGGTACTGGCCGACCACGTCCTTGGGAGTCAGGCCATTTCCGTCTCTGAATGTCTTATgcaaatttattttctctgtgtctttgctgTCATGGACAATTTCCTGCTGGctgtgatggcctatgaccgGTATGTGGCCATATGCCACCCCTTACACTACACAACAAAGATGACCCAGCAGCTCTGTGTCCTGATGGTGGCTGGGTCGTGGGTCACTGCCAGCCTGAACGCTCTGCTGCACACCCTGCTCATGGCGCGACTCTCATTCTGTGGGGACAACATCATTCCCCAATTCTTCTGTGAAATAACTCCCCTGCTGAAGCTGTCCTGCTCGGACACGCACCTCAATGAGCTGATGATTCTTTATGTTGCAGGGCTGATAATGATAGCCCCATTTGTCTGCATCCTCGTGTCTTATATGCTAATTGCTTGTGCTGTCCTGAGAGTCTCATCCGCGAGGGGAAGATGGAAAGCCTTCTCCACGTGCGGCTCCCACCTGGCCATGGTCTGCCTCTTCTATGGCACCATCATATCCCTGTATTTCAGTCCCTCATCCTCTCACTCAGCTGCGAGGAACACAGCATCTGCCGTGATGTACACAGTGGTGACCCCCATGCTGAACCCTTTCATCTATAGCCTGAGGAACAGGGACCTGAAAGGGGCTTTAAGGAAAGTGCTCACCAGGGCGTTTTTGTCTACTCAGTAA
- the LOC127208169 gene encoding olfactory receptor 1361-like isoform X3 has protein sequence MRGSNQTSISEFFLLGLSRQPQQQQLLFLIFLIMYLATVLGNLLIILAISTDSRLHSPMYFFLSNLSFVDVCFSSTTVPKVLADHVLGSQAISVSECLMQIYFLCVFAVMDNFLLAVMAYDRYVAICHPLHYTTKMTQQLCVLMVAGSWVTASLNALLHTLLMARLSFCGDNIIPQFFCEITPLLKLSCSDTHLNELMILYVAGLIMIAPFVCILVSYMLIACAVLRVSSARGRWKAFSTCGSHLAMVCLFYGTIISLYFSPSSSHSAARNTASAVMYTVVTPMLNPFIYSLRNRDLKGALRKVLTRAFLSTQ, from the coding sequence ATGAGAGGCAGCAACCAGACCAGCATCTCCGAGTTCTTCCTCCTGGGCCTCTCCaggcagccccagcagcagcagctcctcttCCTGATCTTCCTCATCATGTACCTGGCCACCGTCCTGGGGAACCTGCTCATCATCCTGGCCATCAGTACAGACTCCCGCCTGCACagccccatgtacttcttcctcagcaaCCTGTCCTTCGTGGATGTCTGCTTCTCCTCCACCACCGTCCCCAAGGTACTGGCCGACCACGTCCTTGGGAGTCAGGCCATTTCCGTCTCTGAATGTCTTATgcaaatttattttctctgtgtctttgctgTCATGGACAATTTCCTGCTGGctgtgatggcctatgaccgGTATGTGGCCATATGCCACCCCTTACACTACACAACAAAGATGACCCAGCAGCTCTGTGTCCTGATGGTGGCTGGGTCGTGGGTCACTGCCAGCCTGAACGCTCTGCTGCACACCCTGCTCATGGCGCGACTCTCATTCTGTGGGGACAACATCATTCCCCAATTCTTCTGTGAAATAACTCCCCTGCTGAAGCTGTCCTGCTCGGACACGCACCTCAATGAGCTGATGATTCTTTATGTTGCAGGGCTGATAATGATAGCCCCATTTGTCTGCATCCTCGTGTCTTATATGCTAATTGCTTGTGCTGTCCTGAGAGTCTCATCCGCGAGGGGAAGATGGAAAGCCTTCTCCACGTGCGGCTCCCACCTGGCCATGGTCTGCCTCTTCTATGGCACCATCATATCCCTGTATTTCAGTCCCTCATCCTCTCACTCAGCTGCGAGGAACACAGCATCTGCCGTGATGTACACAGTGGTGACCCCCATGCTGAACCCTTTCATCTATAGCCTGAGGAACAGGGACCTGAAAGGGGCTTTAAGGAAAGTGCTCACCAGGGCGTTTTTGTCTACTCAGTAA